The following coding sequences lie in one Mycobacterium sp. Z3061 genomic window:
- the mihF gene encoding integration host factor, actinobacterial type, producing the protein MALPQLTDEQRAAALEKAAAARRARAELKDRLKRGGTNLTQVLKDAESDEVLGKMKVSALLEALPKVGKVKAQEIMTELEIAPTRRLRGLGDRQRKALLEKFGS; encoded by the coding sequence GTGGCCCTTCCCCAGTTGACCGACGAGCAGCGCGCGGCCGCGTTGGAGAAGGCTGCTGCCGCACGTCGAGCACGAGCTGAGCTCAAGGATCGGCTCAAGCGTGGCGGCACCAACCTCACCCAGGTGCTCAAGGACGCCGAGAGCGACGAAGTTCTCGGCAAGATGAAGGTCTCTGCGCTGCTGGAGGCGTTGCCGAAGGTGGGCAAGGTCAAGGCGCAGGAGATCATGACCGAGCTCGAGATCGCTCCGACCCGTCGGCTGCGTGGTTTGGGCGACCGTCAGCGCAAGGCCCTGCTGGAAAAGTTCGGCTCCTAG
- the gmk gene encoding guanylate kinase, whose product MSAGGGPEGTTPVGRTVVLSGPSAVGKSTVVRCLRERMPNLHFSVSATTRAPRPGEVDGVDYHFVSPARFQQLIDQGELLEWAEIHGGLHRSGTLAQPVRAATAAGFPVLIEVDLAGARAVKQAMPEALTVFLAPPSWEDLEARLVGRGTETPEVIARRLDTARVELAAQGDFDVVVVNSRLESACAELVSLLVGTVPDAV is encoded by the coding sequence GTGAGCGCCGGCGGGGGACCGGAGGGTACGACGCCTGTTGGTAGGACAGTCGTGCTGTCCGGTCCCTCCGCGGTCGGCAAGTCGACGGTGGTCCGGTGTCTGCGCGAGCGGATGCCGAACCTGCACTTCAGCGTCTCGGCCACGACGCGGGCACCACGGCCGGGGGAGGTCGACGGCGTCGACTACCACTTCGTCAGCCCAGCCCGTTTCCAGCAGCTGATCGATCAGGGTGAACTGCTGGAATGGGCGGAAATCCACGGGGGATTGCATCGATCGGGCACTTTGGCCCAGCCGGTGCGCGCAGCCACGGCAGCCGGGTTTCCGGTACTTATCGAGGTCGATCTGGCCGGCGCCCGGGCGGTCAAGCAAGCCATGCCGGAGGCGCTGACGGTCTTTCTGGCCCCGCCGAGCTGGGAAGATCTGGAGGCCCGGCTGGTCGGCCGCGGCACCGAAACGCCCGAGGTCATCGCGCGGCGGCTGGATACGGCGCGCGTCGAACTGGCTGCGCAGGGCGACTTCGACGTGGTGGTGGTGAACAGTCGATTAGAGTCTGCGTGCGCCGAATTGGTATCCTTGCTGGTGGGAACCGTCCCTGACGCCGTTTAG
- the rpoZ gene encoding DNA-directed RNA polymerase subunit omega, with translation MTIPQSDTSLTAVAAGDQLDPSAGVAGAYDTPLGITNPPIDELLDRVSSKYALVIYAAKRARQINDYYNQLGEGILEYVGPLVEPGLQEKPLSIAMREIHADLLEHTEGE, from the coding sequence GTGACCATTCCGCAGTCCGACACGTCGCTGACCGCCGTCGCAGCCGGGGATCAGCTCGATCCGTCGGCCGGTGTGGCGGGCGCCTACGACACCCCGCTGGGCATCACCAACCCGCCCATCGACGAGTTGCTGGACCGCGTCTCGAGCAAGTACGCGCTGGTGATCTACGCGGCCAAGCGGGCCCGCCAGATCAACGACTACTACAACCAGCTCGGCGAGGGCATCCTCGAGTACGTCGGCCCGTTGGTCGAGCCCGGCTTGCAGGAGAAGCCGCTTTCGATCGCGATGCGCGAAATTCACGCTGACCTGCTCGAACACACCGAGGGCGAGTAA
- the coaBC gene encoding bifunctional phosphopantothenoylcysteine decarboxylase/phosphopantothenate--cysteine ligase CoaBC, which yields MDSERSKRIIVGVSGGIAAYKACTVVRQLTEAGHRVRVIPTESALRFVGAATFEALSGEPVRTGVFQDVPEVPHVRLGQQADLVVVAPATADLLARAVAGRADDLLTGTLLTARCPVMFAPAMHTEMWLHPATVDNVATLRRRGAVVLEPASGRLTGADSGAGRLPEAEEITTLAHLLLERHDALPYDLAGCKVLVTAGGTREAIDPVRFIGNRSSGKQGYAVARVAAQRGAEVTLIAGHTAGLIDPAGVNVVHVSSAEQLGSAVSKHAPEANVLVMAAAVADFRPTQVATAKIKKSPDSQQGPPPIELVRNDDVLAGAVQARSHGQLPNMRAIVGFAAETGDANGDVLFHARAKLRRKGCDLLVVNAVGDGRAFEVDSNDGWLLAADGTESALQHGSKTLMASRIVDAIATFLHGDVAEDR from the coding sequence GTGGACAGTGAGCGCAGCAAGCGGATCATCGTCGGCGTTTCCGGCGGTATCGCGGCCTACAAGGCCTGCACAGTTGTCCGTCAGCTCACTGAAGCCGGCCACCGCGTCCGGGTAATACCCACCGAGTCGGCCCTGCGCTTCGTGGGCGCCGCCACCTTCGAGGCGCTGTCCGGCGAGCCGGTGCGCACCGGGGTATTCCAGGACGTTCCCGAGGTGCCTCACGTCCGGCTCGGCCAGCAGGCCGATCTGGTCGTGGTCGCCCCGGCGACCGCTGATCTGCTGGCCCGGGCCGTGGCCGGTCGGGCCGACGACCTGCTGACCGGAACGCTGCTCACCGCCCGCTGCCCGGTGATGTTCGCGCCGGCCATGCACACCGAGATGTGGTTGCACCCGGCCACCGTCGACAACGTCGCCACCCTGCGCCGCCGCGGCGCGGTGGTGCTGGAACCCGCCTCGGGCCGCCTCACCGGCGCCGATAGCGGCGCCGGGCGCCTGCCTGAGGCGGAGGAGATCACCACCCTGGCCCATTTGCTGTTGGAGCGCCACGACGCGTTGCCTTACGACCTCGCCGGCTGCAAGGTGCTGGTGACGGCCGGCGGCACCCGCGAGGCGATCGATCCGGTGCGCTTCATCGGTAACCGCAGTTCCGGCAAGCAGGGGTATGCCGTGGCCCGGGTGGCCGCCCAGCGCGGCGCCGAGGTCACGCTCATCGCGGGGCACACCGCGGGACTCATCGACCCGGCCGGGGTGAATGTGGTGCACGTCAGCTCGGCCGAGCAGCTCGGTAGCGCGGTGTCCAAGCACGCCCCGGAAGCCAACGTGCTGGTGATGGCTGCGGCGGTGGCCGACTTCCGGCCCACCCAGGTTGCCACCGCCAAGATCAAAAAGAGCCCGGACAGCCAACAGGGGCCACCTCCCATCGAACTGGTCCGCAACGACGACGTGCTGGCTGGCGCGGTGCAGGCCCGCTCACACGGTCAGCTGCCCAACATGCGCGCCATCGTCGGGTTCGCGGCCGAGACCGGTGACGCCAACGGCGACGTGCTCTTCCACGCCCGCGCCAAGCTGCGGCGTAAGGGCTGCGATCTGCTGGTCGTCAATGCCGTCGGTGACGGCAGGGCGTTCGAAGTGGACAGCAACGACGGCTGGCTGCTGGCTGCCGACGGCACCGAGTCGGCGCTGCAGCACGGCTCCAAGACTTTGATGGCGAGCCGTATCGTTGATGCGATCGCCACGTTCCTGCACGGGGACGTCGCCGAAGACAGATAA
- the metK gene encoding methionine adenosyltransferase, with protein MSEKGRLFTSESVTEGHPDKICDAISDSVLDALLAGDPRSRVAVETLVTTGQVHVVGEVTTSAKEAFADITNTVRARILDIGYDSSEKGFDGASCGVNIGIGAQSPDIAQGVDTAHEARVEGAADPLDSQGAGDQGLMFGYAINDTPELMPLPIALAHRLSRKLTEVRKNGTLDYLRPDGKTQVTIAYEDNVPVRLDTVVVSTQHADGIDLENTLDPDIRRHVLQTVLEELGHETLDSSSTRVLVNPTGKFVLGGPMGDAGLTGRKIIVDTYGGWARHGGGAFSGKDPSKVDRSAAYAMRWVAKNVVAAGLAERVEVQVAYAIGKAAPVGLFIETFGTEAVDPVKIEKIIPEVFDLRPGAIIRDLDLLRPIYAPTAAYGHFGRTDIELPWEQLDKVDDLKRAI; from the coding sequence GTGAGCGAGAAGGGTCGGCTATTTACCAGCGAGTCGGTGACCGAGGGGCATCCAGACAAGATCTGTGACGCGATCAGTGACTCGGTCCTCGACGCGCTGCTGGCGGGCGACCCGCGCTCCCGTGTGGCGGTCGAAACGCTGGTGACCACCGGGCAGGTGCACGTGGTGGGTGAGGTGACGACGTCGGCGAAAGAGGCGTTCGCCGACATCACCAACACGGTGCGCGCACGGATCCTCGACATCGGCTACGACTCTTCGGAGAAGGGCTTCGACGGCGCGTCCTGCGGGGTCAACATCGGCATCGGCGCGCAATCCCCGGACATTGCCCAGGGCGTCGACACCGCCCACGAGGCCCGCGTCGAGGGCGCGGCGGACCCGCTGGACTCCCAGGGCGCGGGCGACCAGGGCCTGATGTTCGGTTACGCGATCAACGACACCCCGGAGCTGATGCCGCTGCCCATCGCGCTGGCTCACCGGCTGTCGCGGAAGCTGACCGAGGTCCGCAAGAACGGCACGCTGGACTACCTGCGGCCGGACGGCAAGACCCAGGTGACCATCGCCTACGAGGACAACGTTCCGGTGCGGCTGGACACCGTGGTGGTCTCGACCCAGCACGCCGACGGCATCGACCTGGAAAACACGCTGGACCCCGACATTCGCCGGCACGTGCTGCAGACGGTGCTGGAGGAACTGGGCCACGAGACACTGGACTCGTCGTCGACGCGCGTGCTGGTCAACCCGACCGGGAAGTTCGTCCTGGGCGGGCCGATGGGTGACGCCGGCCTGACGGGCCGCAAGATCATCGTCGACACCTACGGCGGCTGGGCCCGGCACGGAGGCGGCGCGTTCTCCGGCAAGGACCCGTCCAAGGTGGACCGGTCGGCCGCGTACGCGATGCGCTGGGTGGCCAAGAACGTCGTTGCCGCCGGGCTGGCGGAGCGCGTGGAGGTCCAGGTGGCCTACGCCATCGGTAAGGCCGCCCCGGTGGGGCTGTTCATCGAGACGTTCGGCACCGAAGCCGTCGACCCGGTCAAGATCGAGAAGATCATCCCCGAGGTGTTCGACCTGCGGCCCGGCGCGATCATCCGCGACCTGGACCTGCTGCGCCCGATCTACGCGCCTACCGCTGCCTACGGGCACTTCGGGCGGACGGACATCGAGCTGCCCTGGGAGCAGCTGGACAAGGTCGACGACCTCAAGCGCGCGATCTAG
- a CDS encoding pyridoxamine 5'-phosphate oxidase family protein — protein sequence MAKVFSHLDDSLRAFIDEQAMFFVATAPSEGGRINLSPKGYADTFAVLDDHTVAYLDLFGSGVETIAHLRDNGRITLMFCSFTRNSRILRLFGTGRVLRPDDDEFGRVRAHFGELRAGVRAAIVVDVERIADACGFAVPYYELVDERPVLDNYHSKQPHEAYAGTIGRNQHSIDGLTGLDPDHPLPPR from the coding sequence ATGGCGAAAGTGTTCTCCCATCTCGACGACTCGCTGCGGGCGTTCATCGACGAACAGGCGATGTTCTTCGTCGCCACCGCCCCGTCCGAGGGCGGCCGAATCAATCTGTCCCCCAAGGGATACGCCGACACGTTTGCGGTGCTCGACGACCACACGGTCGCCTACCTCGACCTGTTCGGCAGCGGCGTGGAAACCATTGCGCACCTGCGGGACAACGGCCGCATCACGCTGATGTTCTGCTCCTTCACCCGAAACTCGCGCATTCTGCGACTGTTCGGCACGGGCCGGGTGCTGCGCCCCGATGATGACGAATTCGGCCGTGTGCGAGCCCATTTCGGCGAGCTGCGGGCGGGCGTGCGGGCGGCCATCGTCGTCGATGTGGAACGGATCGCGGACGCGTGCGGGTTCGCGGTGCCCTACTACGAACTGGTAGACGAGCGTCCGGTGCTGGACAACTATCACAGCAAGCAGCCGCACGAGGCCTACGCCGGCACCATCGGCCGCAATCAGCACAGCATCGACGGCCTGACCGGGCTGGACCCGGACCACCCGCTGCCGCCCCGTTAG
- a CDS encoding NAD(P)/FAD-dependent oxidoreductase translates to MGTAPDHEVLIVGAGFSGIGAAIKLDEGGFSDYLIVEAGDGVGGTWYWNTYPGIAVDIPSFSYQFSFEQSPDWSRTYAPGRELRAYAEHCVEKYGIRSRIRFNTKVIAAEFDEQRGLWRVQTDPGGEITARYIISASGVLTVPKLPDIDGVDSFDGITMHTARWDHAQDLTGKRVGIIGTGASAVQIIPEIAPAVSSLTVFQRTPIWCFPKFDVPLPAAARWAMRIPGGKAVQRMLSQAFVEATFPISAHYFKVFPLAKWMAAAGRRYLRQEVEDPDVREQLTPQYAVGCKRPGFHNTYLSTFNRDNVRLVTRPIEKITPSSVATDDGTHFDVDVLILATGFKVLDSDDVLTYAVSGVGGQSLSRFWDEHRTQAYEGVSIPGFPNFFAVFGPYGYVGSSYFALIETQTHHILRCLKRARAEGATRVEVTEEANDRYFAEMMRRRYRQVFWQDSCRLANSYYFDKNGDVPLRPTTTVEAYWRSRHFDLDDYRYTG, encoded by the coding sequence ATGGGTACCGCTCCCGACCACGAAGTCCTGATCGTCGGCGCCGGGTTCTCCGGCATCGGCGCCGCCATCAAGCTCGACGAGGGGGGATTCTCCGACTATCTGATCGTCGAGGCCGGCGACGGCGTCGGCGGCACTTGGTACTGGAACACCTACCCGGGGATCGCCGTCGACATTCCGTCCTTCTCTTACCAATTCTCCTTCGAGCAGAGCCCGGATTGGTCCCGCACCTACGCGCCCGGCCGGGAGCTGCGGGCCTACGCCGAGCACTGTGTGGAGAAGTACGGCATCCGGTCACGAATTCGCTTCAACACCAAAGTGATCGCGGCCGAGTTCGACGAGCAGCGGGGTCTGTGGCGGGTACAGACCGACCCGGGCGGTGAGATCACGGCCCGCTACATCATCAGCGCCAGCGGCGTCCTGACGGTGCCGAAGTTGCCCGACATCGACGGAGTCGACTCGTTCGACGGCATCACCATGCACACCGCGCGCTGGGACCACGCCCAGGATCTCACCGGCAAGCGCGTCGGGATCATCGGCACCGGCGCCTCGGCCGTCCAGATCATCCCGGAGATCGCGCCGGCGGTCTCGAGCCTCACCGTCTTTCAGCGCACCCCCATCTGGTGCTTCCCGAAGTTCGACGTTCCGCTGCCGGCGGCCGCGCGCTGGGCGATGCGGATTCCCGGCGGCAAAGCGGTGCAGCGAATGCTCAGCCAGGCATTCGTCGAAGCGACCTTCCCGATCTCGGCGCACTACTTCAAGGTGTTTCCGCTGGCCAAGTGGATGGCCGCGGCGGGGCGGCGCTATCTGCGGCAGGAGGTCGAGGACCCTGACGTGCGCGAGCAACTCACGCCGCAGTATGCGGTGGGCTGCAAACGCCCGGGCTTTCACAACACCTATCTGTCCACGTTCAACCGGGACAACGTTCGGCTGGTCACCAGGCCGATCGAGAAGATCACCCCGTCATCGGTCGCGACGGATGACGGGACCCATTTCGACGTCGACGTCCTGATTCTGGCCACCGGCTTCAAGGTTCTCGACAGCGACGACGTGCTGACCTATGCGGTGTCCGGCGTCGGGGGGCAGTCGTTGAGCCGGTTCTGGGACGAGCATCGCACGCAGGCCTATGAGGGAGTCAGCATTCCGGGCTTCCCCAACTTCTTCGCGGTGTTCGGGCCCTACGGCTACGTCGGGTCGTCCTACTTCGCGTTGATCGAGACCCAGACGCACCACATCCTGCGTTGCCTGAAGCGGGCGCGCGCCGAGGGTGCGACGCGGGTGGAGGTCACCGAGGAGGCCAACGACCGCTATTTCGCCGAGATGATGCGCCGGCGCTACCGTCAGGTGTTCTGGCAGGACAGCTGCCGGCTGGCCAACAGCTACTACTTCGACAAGAACGGCGACGTCCCGCTGCGGCCTACGACGACCGTCGAAGCGTACTGGCGCAGTAGGCATTTCGATCTGGACGACTACCGGTACACGGGATAG
- a CDS encoding PE family protein, with translation MSYVIAAPEWVASAASDLASIGSTLSAANAAAAFPTSAVLAAGADEVSVLIAAMFGGHAQAYQALSVQASAFHAQFVELLTGGAGAYAAAEAGNVEQTLLNAINTPTQLLLGRPLIGNGADGATPGAPGGAGGLLYGNGGRGADSVVDGVAGGAGGSAGLVGNGGAGGAGRGGAAGGAGGNGGWLYGNGGAGGSGGTGLTVTGNGLAGGLGGAGGMAGLFGDGGAGGTGGQGGGGATAGFGGAGAVGGAGGTAFFGNGGAGGSGGIGGAGFGGTGLGGAGGAGGAVQFVGHGGAGGTGGNAVGGGGGGGVGGAGGSVGLIGDGGSGGAGGAGSSSDAGGGGNGGFGGLISGNGGGGGTGGSAVGTPGKGGNGGGGGGARLFGSGGAGGAGGNGGSSFGGGNGGAGGVAGQFGNGGAGGHAGDGTGIRGVGGIGGAGGSANLFGNGGPGGAGGNSGFDPNLSVGIQGGAGGAGGTAAWIGAGGAGGAGGAGGTGLLLNSNGGPGGTGGDGGAAKLLGNGGDGGNGGPGGAPGPGTSGTGGIGGVAGNGGARGQLLGGSGATGLPGAPG, from the coding sequence ATGTCGTATGTGATCGCTGCCCCGGAGTGGGTGGCATCGGCTGCTTCGGACCTGGCGAGTATCGGGTCGACGCTCAGCGCGGCCAATGCCGCCGCGGCGTTCCCCACCAGTGCCGTGCTGGCCGCGGGCGCCGACGAGGTGTCGGTGCTCATCGCCGCCATGTTCGGCGGGCACGCGCAGGCATACCAAGCGTTAAGCGTGCAGGCATCGGCCTTCCACGCCCAGTTCGTCGAATTGCTGACCGGCGGCGCTGGGGCTTATGCGGCAGCTGAAGCCGGCAACGTCGAGCAGACGCTGCTGAACGCGATCAACACCCCCACTCAGCTGCTGCTGGGCCGCCCGTTGATCGGCAATGGCGCTGACGGGGCGACGCCAGGAGCGCCGGGCGGCGCCGGCGGGCTGCTGTACGGCAATGGCGGCAGGGGCGCAGACAGCGTGGTTGACGGTGTGGCAGGCGGCGCCGGCGGATCCGCCGGGCTGGTCGGCAATGGCGGTGCCGGCGGAGCGGGTAGAGGCGGGGCGGCCGGCGGTGCCGGGGGCAACGGCGGGTGGCTCTACGGCAACGGCGGCGCCGGTGGCAGTGGCGGGACGGGCCTTACCGTCACCGGTAACGGCCTTGCGGGTGGCTTGGGTGGTGCCGGCGGCATGGCTGGTCTGTTCGGCGACGGGGGCGCAGGCGGGACGGGCGGACAAGGAGGTGGCGGAGCGACTGCCGGGTTCGGTGGCGCGGGTGCGGTGGGTGGCGCGGGTGGCACGGCGTTCTTCGGCAATGGTGGCGCCGGCGGATCAGGTGGCATCGGCGGTGCCGGCTTTGGTGGCACGGGCCTTGGCGGCGCCGGCGGCGCCGGCGGCGCTGTTCAATTCGTCGGCCACGGCGGCGCCGGCGGTACTGGAGGCAATGCCGTGGGCGGCGGCGGCGGCGGTGGGGTGGGCGGCGCAGGCGGGTCCGTCGGCCTGATCGGCGACGGTGGATCAGGTGGGGCCGGTGGGGCCGGCTCGTCAAGTGACGCCGGCGGCGGCGGCAACGGGGGCTTCGGGGGATTGATATCCGGCAACGGGGGCGGCGGCGGGACCGGTGGGTCTGCGGTCGGCACCCCCGGGAAGGGCGGCAACGGCGGCGGGGGCGGCGGAGCACGGCTGTTTGGTAGCGGCGGGGCAGGCGGTGCCGGCGGCAACGGCGGCAGCAGCTTCGGCGGCGGCAACGGCGGTGCGGGCGGCGTGGCGGGCCAATTTGGAAACGGCGGTGCCGGTGGTCATGCCGGAGACGGAACCGGCATCCGTGGCGTCGGCGGAATCGGTGGGGCCGGCGGTTCGGCCAACCTCTTCGGTAATGGCGGGCCCGGCGGCGCGGGGGGAAACAGCGGCTTCGACCCGAACCTCTCTGTGGGTATCCAGGGCGGCGCGGGTGGTGCCGGCGGAACCGCCGCCTGGATCGGCGCGGGTGGAGCAGGTGGCGCGGGCGGCGCCGGGGGAACCGGCCTCCTTCTTAACTCCAACGGCGGGCCCGGCGGAACGGGAGGCGACGGTGGAGCCGCCAAACTGCTGGGCAATGGCGGTGATGGTGGCAACGGCGGGCCCGGCGGCGCCCCGGGACCTGGAACTTCCGGGACCGGTGGCATCGGCGGAGTCGCCGGCAACGGCGGCGCCCGTGGGCAACTGTTGGGTGGCTCCGGCGCCACCGGACTCCCCGGCGCTCCCGGCTGA